A region from the Kineothrix sp. IPX-CK genome encodes:
- the arsD gene encoding arsenite efflux transporter metallochaperone ArsD, with amino-acid sequence MKTMSIYEPAMCCETGICGVGVDPELLRISTVFHNLQKNGITASRFNLNSAPQAFINNTDINKLIMGDGVGSLPATVIDGKIVKTKAYPTNEEIAAWLEIPASYLEAIETKKSDGGCCCAEGCCQ; translated from the coding sequence ATGAAAACAATGTCTATTTACGAACCGGCCATGTGCTGTGAGACCGGCATCTGCGGCGTCGGCGTCGATCCCGAACTGCTCCGCATTTCTACGGTATTTCATAACCTGCAAAAGAACGGCATTACCGCTTCCCGTTTTAACTTGAACAGCGCCCCACAGGCGTTCATCAACAATACCGACATCAACAAACTCATCATGGGAGATGGTGTAGGGTCTTTGCCTGCCACAGTCATTGACGGAAAAATTGTTAAGACAAAGGCGTACCCGACCAATGAGGAAATTGCGGCATGGCTGGAGATCCCGGCCTCGTATCTGGAAGCGATTGAAACGAAAAAGTCGGATGGCGGGTGCTGCTGCGCAGAGGGCTGCTGCCAATGA
- the arsB gene encoding ACR3 family arsenite efflux transporter: protein MEKGKQNQGIGFFERYLTVWVLLCMAAGILIGKFLPVIPSFLGRFEYAQVSVPIAILIWLMIFPMMLKVDFKSIKNVGKNPKGLFVTWVTNWLIKPFTMFGIASLFFFAIFKTLIPADLAKDYLAGAILLGAAPCTAMVFVWSHLTKGDPAYTVVQVATNDLIILMAFTPIVAFLLGVSGISIPWDTLLLSVVLFVVIPLTAGIITRTQLIKHKGADYFNHTFLPKWNNITVVGLLLTLIIIFSFQGNVILENPLHIVLIAVPLIIQTFLIFFIAYLASKALKLPHNIAAPAGMIGASNFFELAVAVAIALFGAQSPVALATIVGVLTEVPVMLILVKIANNTKKWFPAESS, encoded by the coding sequence GTGGAAAAGGGTAAGCAAAATCAAGGCATCGGCTTTTTTGAAAGGTATTTGACAGTATGGGTGCTGCTTTGTATGGCGGCGGGTATTCTGATCGGTAAATTTCTACCTGTTATCCCGTCCTTCTTAGGCCGATTTGAGTACGCACAGGTGTCTGTCCCCATTGCCATTTTGATATGGCTGATGATTTTCCCAATGATGCTCAAGGTGGATTTCAAGAGCATTAAGAATGTGGGCAAAAATCCTAAGGGACTTTTTGTAACGTGGGTAACAAACTGGCTGATTAAGCCCTTTACCATGTTCGGCATTGCAAGCCTTTTTTTCTTTGCAATATTCAAAACACTCATTCCAGCGGACTTGGCAAAGGACTATCTGGCCGGGGCCATCCTGCTCGGGGCTGCCCCCTGTACGGCGATGGTATTTGTGTGGAGCCACTTGACAAAGGGCGACCCCGCTTATACGGTGGTGCAAGTTGCGACCAATGATTTAATTATCCTTATGGCCTTTACCCCGATTGTCGCATTCCTGCTCGGCGTGAGCGGTATTTCTATTCCATGGGATACACTCCTGTTATCAGTTGTACTTTTCGTTGTCATCCCGCTTACGGCGGGCATCATCACGAGGACGCAGCTTATCAAACACAAAGGCGCAGATTACTTCAATCATACGTTCCTACCGAAATGGAACAACATCACCGTCGTGGGCCTGCTTTTGACGCTGATTATCATTTTTTCATTTCAAGGCAATGTCATTTTAGAAAACCCGCTGCACATCGTTTTGATTGCCGTGCCACTGATTATTCAGACCTTTCTGATTTTCTTTATCGCATACTTGGCAAGCAAGGCACTCAAACTGCCGCATAACATTGCCGCCCCTGCCGGAATGATTGGCGCGTCAAACTTCTTTGAGCTTGCGGTTGCGGTTGCCATCGCCCTGTTTGGCGCACAATCGCCCGTAGCGTTGGCTACCATTGTCGGTGTGCTGACCGAAGTGCCTGTCATGCTGATACTTGTTAAGATTGCCAATAACACAAAGAAGTGGTTTCCTGCAGAAAGCAGCTAG
- a CDS encoding metalloregulator ArsR/SmtB family transcription factor, with protein sequence MGNKYAENVGLFKALADTNRLMIVDMLSCGELCACKILEKFHITQPTLSHHMKILCDCGLVSGRKEGKWTHYSLNNDKAQDLKNFLNSITTDKEDCICKEGECTCGKG encoded by the coding sequence TTGGGCAATAAATATGCCGAAAATGTTGGGCTATTCAAAGCCCTTGCGGACACAAACAGGCTTATGATCGTGGATATGCTATCCTGTGGTGAGCTTTGTGCCTGCAAGATTTTAGAGAAGTTCCATATTACACAGCCGACCTTATCCCACCACATGAAAATCCTCTGCGATTGCGGTTTAGTGAGTGGGCGTAAGGAAGGCAAGTGGACGCATTATTCTCTGAACAACGACAAAGCACAGGACTTGAAAAACTTTTTGAACTCCATCACTACCGACAAAGAAGATTGTATTTGTAAAGAGGGGGAATGCACCTGTGGAAAAGGGTAA
- the mobP3 gene encoding MobP3 family relaxase, translating into MSLLVYKQRFKNPNYKSTAGKNYAHVRYIATRPRVAKNEGMNHGLFGKLSPGPVTEFEDWRDAARLVFANSKKHITMYRSVISFDEETAAELNLTDQKAWQRYIENHMMTIAEKNNIRREHLQWACALHKEKRHPHIHVVFWDTSSRVKNPFTPPAVPNAIRKQLIKDTFAERIRAYGEQKNKSTAELRSISNELVDEFEQHLRRLGKDQYKRLRDDYDEENELSGSFDFDDVVLNETADRVFRLKSALPPTGRIAYQLLTPEIKAEVDKLVAYLLENVPALREQKESYIDSKMKMALLYGGSDEYLGSLRNRFAGEADKIIANRVLGMVKTLNRLDYEIKSGEYQSARRSYFAEQMLMEALDMLSGLTRDNDSRFDDWEKKNGRELSKDAKKELFLKLQDKGYEH; encoded by the coding sequence ATCTCCCTTTTAGTCTATAAGCAGAGATTCAAAAATCCCAATTATAAAAGTACGGCTGGTAAGAATTATGCCCATGTGCGCTATATCGCCACCCGTCCGAGGGTTGCCAAAAATGAGGGCATGAACCATGGGCTGTTCGGGAAGCTCTCCCCTGGTCCCGTTACCGAGTTTGAGGACTGGCGTGATGCGGCAAGGCTGGTCTTTGCCAATTCCAAAAAGCATATCACCATGTACCGCAGCGTGATTTCGTTTGACGAGGAAACAGCCGCCGAACTGAACCTGACCGACCAAAAGGCATGGCAGAGGTATATTGAAAACCACATGATGACCATTGCCGAAAAAAACAATATCCGGCGTGAGCATTTGCAATGGGCGTGCGCACTCCACAAAGAAAAGCGCCACCCCCATATCCATGTGGTGTTTTGGGATACCTCGTCACGGGTCAAAAATCCCTTTACCCCGCCTGCCGTTCCCAATGCCATCAGAAAGCAGCTCATTAAAGATACCTTTGCCGAGCGCATCCGTGCCTATGGGGAGCAGAAAAACAAGTCCACCGCCGAACTGCGCAGTATCAGCAATGAACTGGTAGACGAGTTTGAACAGCATCTGCGGCGGCTGGGCAAGGATCAGTATAAGCGGCTCCGTGATGACTATGACGAGGAAAATGAGCTATCCGGCAGCTTTGATTTTGACGATGTGGTACTGAATGAAACCGCCGACCGTGTATTCCGTCTTAAATCCGCGCTCCCGCCCACCGGCCGCATTGCCTATCAGCTTCTGACACCGGAAATCAAGGCCGAGGTGGATAAGCTGGTGGCGTATCTTTTAGAGAATGTCCCTGCACTTAGGGAGCAGAAAGAAAGCTACATAGACAGCAAAATGAAAATGGCTCTGCTCTACGGCGGCAGTGACGAATACCTTGGCAGCCTGCGGAACCGCTTTGCCGGGGAAGCGGACAAAATTATTGCAAACCGTGTGCTGGGTATGGTAAAGACCTTGAACCGGCTGGACTATGAAATAAAGTCCGGGGAATACCAAAGCGCCCGCCGTTCCTACTTTGCCGAGCAGATGTTAATGGAGGCGCTGGATATGCTTTCCGGTCTGACCCGTGATAATGACAGCCGATTTGATGATTGGGAGAAGAAAAACGGCCGGGAGCTGTCAAAGGACGCGAAAAAGGAACTGTTTTTGAAGCTGCAGGATAAAGGCTATGAACATTAA
- a CDS encoding helix-turn-helix transcriptional regulator, protein MDLAQKFKQLRTGRGISVYKLSKETDISENYIRKIEKGTSQPSVLVLEKLLKRLGTTISEFYNESNDVLYPTAYERELVESVRVLSQEKADAVLHFAKLMAK, encoded by the coding sequence ATGGATTTAGCTCAAAAATTCAAACAGCTCCGAACAGGAAGGGGCATTAGCGTCTATAAGCTGTCAAAGGAAACTGACATATCGGAAAATTATATCCGCAAAATTGAGAAAGGCACAAGCCAGCCGTCTGTGCTGGTTCTTGAAAAACTGTTGAAACGCCTTGGCACGACAATTTCGGAATTTTATAACGAAAGTAACGATGTGCTGTACCCCACTGCATACGAACGGGAGCTTGTAGAAAGTGTCCGTGTGCTAAGTCAAGAAAAAGCAGATGCGGTTCTCCATTTCGCAAAGCTGATGGCAAAATAA
- a CDS encoding DUF4406 domain-containing protein, with translation MVYIASPLHGDYNTNIKNAVEYCRLAGEQGVLPIAPHIIFSQWCNDTIPEQREQGLQLGLALLEKSDELWVMGTTFSQGMQGEVTFAMEHKIPIFFVTHPHDPAHYPISADENRLLTSLDCTPESRQESYEGQFVVLRHEHLKPEYRTSRNQIWTVTHGPGCRPDYVHSDTIHLTHPVDGDRMAVGRGDVWGVPAPETINCIRQTYPEFDTALQPAAEPEGELCR, from the coding sequence ATGGTGTATATCGCAAGTCCCCTGCACGGGGACTATAACACCAATATTAAAAATGCTGTGGAATATTGCCGCCTTGCCGGGGAGCAGGGTGTACTCCCCATTGCCCCTCACATCATTTTCAGCCAATGGTGCAATGATACCATTCCCGAACAGCGTGAACAGGGCTTACAGCTTGGCCTTGCCCTGCTGGAAAAATCCGATGAGCTATGGGTCATGGGAACCACATTCAGTCAAGGAATGCAAGGCGAGGTAACGTTTGCTATGGAGCATAAGATACCGATATTTTTCGTGACCCATCCCCATGACCCGGCGCACTATCCAATCAGTGCCGATGAAAACAGGCTTTTGACCTCGCTCGACTGTACCCCTGAAAGCAGGCAGGAAAGCTACGAGGGGCAGTTTGTGGTACTTCGGCATGAACATCTAAAACCGGAGTATCGGACATCCCGCAATCAGATATGGACTGTTACCCATGGCCCCGGCTGCCGCCCGGATTATGTCCATAGCGATACCATCCATCTAACACATCCCGTGGACGGGGATCGCATGGCGGTTGGACGCGGCGATGTATGGGGTGTTCCTGCGCCTGAAACGATAAACTGCATCAGGCAGACTTATCCAGAATTTGATACTGCTTTACAGCCAGCCGCAGAACCGGAGGGAGAGCTTTGCCGATGA